Genomic DNA from Streptomyces venezuelae:
GCGCAGCGTCTCCTCGACCACGTCCGGCCAGCTCGCCCGGCCCGACATGACCAGGTCGAGCTGGTCGCGGTGCGTGCACAGGGCGCGTACCGCGTTCGTGATCAGGTTCAGCGTCGTCTCGTGCCCGGCGATGATCATGAGCATCAGGGTGCCGATCAGCTCGAGCGGGCTGAGCCGGTCGCCGTCCTTCTCGCGGGCCGCGATCAGGGCGGACGTGAGGTCGTCGCGTGGGTCCTCGGTACGGGCGGCCACGATGGCGGCCAGCACGTCCATCATCTCCCGGTTGGCGGCCTGGGACTGTTCAGGGCCGATGTCCGTGGCGACGATCTGGTTGGAGAGATGGTGCAGACGGTCGTGGTGCCCGGCGTCCACGCCGAGCAGTTCACAGATGACGCCCATCGGCAGCGGCAGCGCGAAGTGCGAGCGCAGGTCCACGACCCCGTCGCCCTCACCGGCCGCCGCCTCGCCCAGGCCGTCGAGCAACTGAGACGTCAACTCGGCTATGCGCGGGCCGAGTTCCTCCACGCGACGCGCGGTGAACGCCCGGCTCACCAGTGACCGCAGCCGCCGGTGGTCGGCGCCGTCCGCCGTGGTCATGCCCTGCACCGTGGCGAAGGTCTTGAGCGGCCAGCCGTCCGGTATTCCGCCCGATCGCAATGCCGTGAAGTGCAGGGCGTTCTTGGCGACATCGGGGTGGGAGAGGAGTTCCCGGAGAGCGTCGTGCCCGAGGACCGCCACGCCTTCCACCTCGCCGGGCAGGACCACGGGGGCGACCGCGCCGCGGGCGAGCAGCCGGGCGTTGTCCGCGTGCGGGCAACCACCGGACGGGTCCATGCGGTGCGCCGGTCCGGGCGGTTGTGGCGAGGTGGCGTCGCTCGGCGGTGTGGTGTTCAACACGGCTCTCCAAGGGAGGGGAGGGGAGAGCGGGGGTGGACGCGAAGGCGCGCCGCTCCACGGGCCCGTCCCTCCTGCTCGCCCCTCCCCGGCTCGTTTCTCAACCCTGAGACCCTTCTGTCAGCCGGTCAAGACGCGTTCCGAAGCCGGTCGAGACGCGCCGGAAAAAAAGGGTGCCCGGTGCTGCGCATGGCGGAGGCGGGCAGATTACGAGGCGGGGGTCTAGGCCAGTTGGAACGCGTCGGCGAGCATGTCGACCTGCACGGCGAGCAGTGTCGTCGGCCGGTGACCCATGCCGGCGAACTGACCCGCCGCTTCCAGGCCGACGGTCCCGTGCAACTGGGGCCAGGCGGTGATGGCGCCGGTCAGTGCGACGGCCGCCGCGGACTCCGATGATCCCTCGGACCCGGCGGCCACTGGGGACTCTGCGGCCCCTGTTGACGTCGCGGAGCCTCCGGACGACGGCC
This window encodes:
- a CDS encoding cytochrome P450 family protein — translated: MDPSGGCPHADNARLLARGAVAPVVLPGEVEGVAVLGHDALRELLSHPDVAKNALHFTALRSGGIPDGWPLKTFATVQGMTTADGADHRRLRSLVSRAFTARRVEELGPRIAELTSQLLDGLGEAAAGEGDGVVDLRSHFALPLPMGVICELLGVDAGHHDRLHHLSNQIVATDIGPEQSQAANREMMDVLAAIVAARTEDPRDDLTSALIAAREKDGDRLSPLELIGTLMLMIIAGHETTLNLITNAVRALCTHRDQLDLVMSGRASWPDVVEETLRWDSPVSYFPFRYPTRDLPLAGTVIPKGTPVLAGYSAAGRDPKTHGPDADAFSLTRTAAARHLSLGHGAHYCLGAPLARLEATVALEQLFARFPRLDLAVPDAELPRHASFVGNSVRRLPVHLNG